The genomic segment aaagaaaatacatactTCTAgtatttgtaaattattttttatattttttgaatatcaGCTTGTTCCTTCTCCttgtgttttattattttatttttttatctttttttacttggaaataattttttcttcctctttcagTATATGTTTAGATTTTGTAATGTTAacatttaaacttttatttccATATCCTAGATAATAGCTTTAATTGATCAACAAAATACCCTCCTTAAAATCGTACATATGCTTCCAaaggtgaaaaataaaaagtaaaatcttTGTACTATCCCTTCATTCTAATTAAATTGATTAGGttacaattataaaatgataaatcaaTAGTTAGAAGTTTtgagaattttgaaaaagaagcaTAAGAAGAGTGTTTGGTTTGTTCCTTTACAGTTTGTCATAAAATTTGGCTATTTGTGGGTTTGAAGGGAGAAAAATGGTTGTGTGTCTTGGAAGTTGTTGACCAAACCTTAAGCTGGCACTTCTTTTAGGTATAAAGAAACAGGTTACCTATTTCCAAAGAAAACCATGCAGATGCTGTCATCTTATGTCTCCTGCTCCAATGTGACTCCTCTATGTCAATCACTCACATTAAAATTaactcattttttctttttctcagaCTAAAGAAAAACAGCTTCAAGGGTAAAGatttaataaattgtttgaATGTAAAgtaatataattgaaataaaatgttaatattttattatttattaaaaaattattacttaaaatttatcatttttttaaaatactccTTTTTTGTCTTTccttaaaaattatgaaaatatgtcgtcttcttttttcttaaaaaagttcACCAAAAgtcttttaaagaatatttgaacATTTCATCCTATTATCAATGgtttataagtatatttatatttatcttctgAGTAAGTTTTATGgattttaattatgtataaagAATGAGGACTTTTTTCAATTAAAGAtgtgaatttcttttattatatttggatTATTGACTAGAGTTTTCTACATGGAAATTTAGTTTCTTAGTAGTAGAGGTGTCAATTTGATCCATGATTCTAGGGTTAGTCCTAATCCACTCTTAAAAAAGCCTCCTCTTAAGAAGTTCCTCAAATGGGGGCCAAAAAAAAGTCTCAACTCCCAAAGCCCCCTCTCAAGGGTGTTAGGGTCAAGATTAAAGTGGGTTTAGCccactaaattttttttgaaaactaaatttcaacattcttaatagtaactattaaaagttttaaattttatattcatgtaattgatttcttatttcaaattattaaataaaattaattaattatagtataatagaatatttaatactCAAAAgaaccacttttttaaataattaaaaacaattgcaaatcacacacttaattttatacaactaaatagtattacaaatttattttactgaaatattataaaaatgctttattttgttgtcaattttaataaaattatgtcttatattgcagacaccaattattagaaaattatatataattagtaatatcaaaataaccacaaagagagataataacatattaatttgatttaatatttgcactgcttttacaattcttaaaaagaatcactATTTTGTTTCctcgacttctaaaatatcactcaatctgtttttaattatttaaaattaaaaaaaattcaaaaaattattatctaaaatttttggatcaaaaatagtattaatattttatgtgtaaattaaacttatgttttattttgtttttttctctctgataatcttttctcaaaatcaccataaaatatattataaaaagaaagttaatttcttaaaaattgataaaaaatgaaaattttaaatagacctaaagtactaaagaatgacaaatgttatagtgtttcaattctttaactaacacattaaataatttatttttaactttcaattagaacacataacataaatgtatctttatgtttatgtttatatttatgtttatgacatttaaaatgtaaacattttgagtGAGTAGTACGACGAGATTGAATTCTATGGGCGAATACAACTGCACaaggtttatgagttttttctttttatttattatttttgttatgaacatgatttgttgagtataaaatgaaaaagaaaatcatttatatttaatttattgttcaataactttctaagaaaataaagaagcctcattttttttaaattaagagtttcaattagagaaaattttctcttaaatttcaattaggataattttagataaaaagttaatttcttacttataactttaaaaaaagtgaaattaaatatttaaatttcaaatttataaaatgatcctttaattatatacttagacAATCTAAgtcaataaatattgtcattttgcttttgcttcttaatTTTAGAACTCTCctctaataaaaattttaatttattttctatagtaactattttttgtaacaaattaggagttaattatattttttcttgtattcaaaatgaacattttttctaaaaaaaggCCCATGGGCTGACCCTAGCCTATAGGgtttttgaagatattttggcCCTGTAGATTTTTTCTAAGAGGAGTTTTTTGGTCCTGTGGATTTTTCTAGTTCCAATCCACGTGGGTTAGGATCAAACCATGTAAGGAGGACCAAATTGACAAGTCTACTTATTAGATACTTAGAGTTGAGAGCTGAAGTTTGAGCAAAACAAGCCTCATCagaaaaatgaagtttttataattttaataatacattaggataaaatatttaaattttggcAAATGTAACTTGGTCACAATAGTAAACATTTTATGTAGAGACgtgatttgataaaaatatgttaaatttatatattttaaaagtgtaaAGATAgacattttgataaatttatattaaaattttgtttttacgTTGAAAAAGTTATCAAATGATGTTAAGCTCCgttaaattataagaaattgttaatttatcaacagaaaaaaatatatcaataaaatgcatcaatattactaataaaattattCGTTACTAATGGATTTgtttatagtttataatttgGATTAtcaatagatatttttattaataaattttgtcaataaaatgatgacaaaattcatgttttatgttttaattattttacataagaaattttgataattttatattaaaattttgattttgatgttgaaaaaaattatcGAATGATGTTAAGCTCCGTTAAACCATAAGaaattgttaaattataaaaaaaaattaaaaattgatagatttatcaataaaatttatcgatgttattaataaaattaattgtcAGTGATGATTTGTTTGAggtttataatttgtattattaataaatatttttaactataaattttataataaaatggaTGACAAAATTTATGCTTTaggttttaattatattataataaaatctggtaaaaaaaatattcaagtttttttgaaattaattgacagaggatatttttaaaaaaatccattGGTAAAACCattgataattaaatattttaaagaaaatttaataatacaattgctaaatattttatcaaatccaaaaaaatattgtttacaaattaattgaaaataagtgagaaggaaaaaataaagagaagaaagatgacACTAAACTGAATGAGGAATAAGAGGAcgacaaataaataaagaataaaaaaaaaggaaaatgatgaagatgaaaaataataaaaggagaaaaaacaaaattgtgatatttaattgtgttaaatttttttaaataagattttttaaatataagattatGTTTCATGAATAAGTTTGAGCTGTTTGAAACTTTAGTCAAACTTTACGTTTTATTAAGGGATTTGGTCTCCCTTTGACAATCTCCAACTCCACACACCAAGTTCAAGTGACTAAGTTTTTTAAGGGACATTGGTTACCTCTCCACGGCCACaccacttttgttttttttcaatatttataaactaatataaaaagtaatgttttttaaaatatttagcatattttttatatgtggtATTCTAAAAAGTTTcacatacttatttttttcaaaataggttCACCAATATTCAACTTAAATATCATTTCAAATCATCACTTAAtacattaaaaagatattaactaaaaatattaacttattaaattaaaaaattatattaatttattattaaagtttagatataaaaatatatcaaaatttaagaaataaataaattttaaattttgtgaacTACAAGCacgtttaatattatatattattttattttttctttttataatatccTCTACTTTATTTAACAACTGTTTTTCTTTGAATTAAGATTTACAATACAATGTTGTAATATATTTGAAagtattatatttaatgttgtAATTTGAGTTATAGTTTATTCTTCAGAATAAAATCGCCattaattttgtatgattgaaaataatattatttgataaatttgatattttatcatTGTTGGTTTAATAAGCTTCTACATTAATCTTACAAGGATTTGAAGAAGcgtcttaatattttttagtcgCTGAAAGGAAGAGTTTttgaaggagaaggagagcaaAAAGAGAGATTGTGATGGCAGACGATCTGTTTGAAGGATTGCCACCTCCTTCATCCAACACTGTTCCTCAACATCATCAACCTCAACCAGAACCAATTGCTGTTGCTACCAACAACGATGACAAGACGGAATCCTCTGCAGTTCCGCCTCCAAAGCCCATCCTCAAAAGTGCCCTCAAGCGTCCCAACCCTACTGAACCCGACACCCAAGGTCaacttcttcttttccttttaatcaGATTTTTGTTTTCGACCTGTTCTTCCAATTAGGGTTTCTCCAATTCCAACAATTTGTTCCATTTAACTCGCAtagtgtttgtttttttctttgacTTTCTCACCTCAACCCTAAGTTACGTAGATAGGTTTTCCATTCCTTTTACTTGTTGTCTCTTCGCTTTTTATGCTTCAACTATGGAACCAGTTGAAAGGGCGCCTTTTATCAACTCTACCTACGTCCATTTGACAACATGGGCGCATGGGAAAAATGTCTACGTCCATCGTGGTTAGAAGAATGGATAAAAATGGTCATTTAGCATTCAATCGAGACTGCAAAATTCAGCTTCAAGATCCGTTTTCCATGAATTCTCTGATTTTTCCTTTCACGCTGTCAACTTTAATGAGCATTTACTTGATTATATCATACTTTAGCAGTTccgtatattttttttccaaaaaaaaaaactctatttGAGCTTGCCTTGGTGTTCCTAAACTAAAAGAAATCTGTCAGGTATCAAATTGAGCCCTCGCTTGTCTCTTTGGAATGAGGTAAATGTAAGTTTCTCTATAAAAGTGCTTTTTGAGACGGAGATTTTTCTCTACGTTAAATTGGGTGCCATCCCTTCCCCTTGAGTTTACTTAACAAAACAAaggataataattttattgaattttgtcTTGGTTTTAAGAATGCTGCTATAATTgcagttattatttttatatttgctTCCCAGTTTTAAATGATGGagttgggattttttttttggaaattctGAATCATCTGTTGTAATTTCAGCTGCAGCGCCTAAGAAAAGCTTGAAATTCAAAACCATGACGGATGCTTCTGAAGCTCAAGTTATTGATGCCATGCAGAAGATATCTTCGCACATCAAGAACCCTTCAAAATTTAGCAAGGCTGCAAAGCTTGCTGTACAGCTCATTCAGGCAGGAAGTGTAAAGTCAGAAATTAGTGATTATTTTTTTGCTATATTAGAAGCTGCAATGTCATCATCCATAACTTGTTCAGATCCTTCAGTTCGAGCAGATTACCATTGTCTATTCTCAGCAGCTCAAAACGCCAAAGAAGTAAGATTACCTTTGTGTTGCAGATATTCATAATTCATTGTTAGCAATTGTATTTTCTCAGCGAGGATTGCGAAAGATTTTTTGACTCCGACCTATCCTTTAACTTCAGCACCTCAATAAGAAGCAAAAGAATCAACTGGAAACATGGACAATTAATGCTGTGGTGGCAAATGATTTATACACAGATGACAGCTTTGTGGTATGATTCTCATTGAATTCTATGTTGAACTTGGTGACAACAACGTTCTTCCTATTTGAGACATGGAGAAGCATATTGGAATGATGTGCAATTCGTTTGGACATGTAATGCTGTTCCAATCATCAAGatgaatagttttatttgtgtccttttatttgttcataatttcataatatcCATGTTCAGTTTTCATTACTTTAATGTAGTTATCTTCAAAGTTGTCATTTCACATATCAATTCGTTAGTTTTTCATCCACATAAATTGTGGCAAAAGATGGATCCAAGTGTCTCAACGTAGTGTTTTGAATATTTGCTCTTACTGGCTGAGTAAAAATGGATTTGAAAGGAAAAGGCTTTTGGAGCAATGATAAGAGTAATGGTCAAGTATATGATATTGATAAGCACAGTGATGTCCAATTCAGCCATCCACTGTGTTCACGCTTTCTATACTTTGTGATAGATGCATAATGGGGCGTGGGAGTTCATTGGTGCGTGACTAGTTATGTCTCCTCTCGCATGTTGACACAAATTCACTCACGCAGGGGacaaactatttttattttgggctAGTGGGAGTTTGTCTTGGTTGCAATAGCAATGTTCTTCATTTAAGTGAACTGTTGAATTCCCTGACATGGTTCTCTGCTAGCTAATACTTTGACTTTGTATATTTTTGGAGGGACTATAGATGTGTAAAATTATTTGCAACGAAAAAATTGTCTGGAATATTGTTGTTTATTATAGATCGTATTCTGTTTACCAAGAATAATTAGATCTATAAACATTATTTCTTTGTTACTCATGAACTGTTTCCTACTTTTTGTGCAGTTTTCTAAAGCAGCTGGGAAAATCAAGGAAATTATATCTAGTCTTCCTGTTGCAACAGAGCAGGAGGATGCAGAGGAAGAAAAGTCTCTGAAAGATGGCACAGTTATAGCAGATGAAGGGGGTAAAACACCTGCCACGGATAATGATAATGATGGGAAGGAAGCTGACCCATTTGGACTTGATGCTCTGATTCCTAATTCcacaaagaaagttgaaaaactAAAGGCAAAGAATGAGGCAACTGTGGAAATAAGGGAGGATGAGGAAGAAACCAAGAGATTCCTCAAGTCACAAAGAGAAGCCTTGATAACTTGTTTAGAGATTGCTGCCCGGCGTTATAAGACACCCTGGTAAGTGCTGGTACAGTTTCCTGTTGTATTGTCTTttacacacattttaaaatTGCTTGTTATCATTTTTCTATCCAGGTGTCAAACCGTGATTGATATTTTGGTGAAACATGCCTCTGATAATGTGTCGAGATTTACAGCTAGTCAGAGGGATGCCGTTGGGAAATTGTGGGCTTCAATACGGGAACAACAAACTCGTAGGAAGCAAGGGAAGTCAGTTAATGGAAAACTTGATGTAAATGCTTTTGAATGGCTTCAACAAAAATATGCTAATGAAAAGATTAGCATTAGGCATTCTGTTGGAGCTAGCGGAGACCGTCGAGCCCAACAATGGCTTGGTTAAATATTCTTTTGAGGTCAATGAAAATGATAAGGATGATGATCACTGTAAAACTGTTCAAAGAGTGAAAGAGGATGCGTCCTCGCGAGTTCATTGAGTGTTGTAACATTAGTAGCTCTCGGACATGTCTCCGGACTGTGATTTCTTCAGAAAACAATTTGGTAGTAACGTATAAAATGTGATTTCTTTATACCCTTTTTATTTGTGCTGATATAAGCCAGTTATTTGTTTCAAAACATGCATAGTCTGCCCAGGCATCTATCTACATCAATTTACTCAAACGATTCGAATGGACTTTGATCCCGAAATAGTGTTTGTTGATATATTAAAAGGTCCATTTTAAggttaatttaatcttataaaatgaaCTTGAAAgataagatttatatttatttatatattataaaggtttaatattttgataGGTTATTTTTTTTcgtctaaaattttaaataggtcTCTTAGTTATTTGgtgtctcaattaggtccttattttttaaaaatacaaatagagGGTTGtcgtcaaattggacaaatgTTATATATTCGCTTAAGTTAAACTTTTTTGCTTGGGCGAGATATTCAGAAAACTGAAACACAAGTTTTgtttatatatcattttattaggATGCAATAGATGATATTAAAGTGAGTTTGTGAATGAAAACTCAAATAGCAA from the Vigna angularis cultivar LongXiaoDou No.4 chromosome 3, ASM1680809v1, whole genome shotgun sequence genome contains:
- the LOC108323070 gene encoding uncharacterized protein LOC108323070 isoform X1, whose translation is MADDLFEGLPPPSSNTVPQHHQPQPEPIAVATNNDDKTESSAVPPPKPILKSALKRPNPTEPDTQAAAPKKSLKFKTMTDASEAQVIDAMQKISSHIKNPSKFSKAAKLAVQLIQAGSVKSEISDYFFAILEAAMSSSITCSDPSVRADYHCLFSAAQNAKEHLNKKQKNQLETWTINAVVANDLYTDDSFVFSKAAGKIKEIISSLPVATEQEDAEEEKSLKDGTVIADEGGKTPATDNDNDGKEADPFGLDALIPNSTKKVEKLKAKNEATVEIREDEEETKRFLKSQREALITCLEIAARRYKTPWCQTVIDILVKHASDNVSRFTASQRDAVGKLWASIREQQTRRKQGKSVNGKLDVNAFEWLQQKYANEKISIRHSVGASGDRRAQQWLG
- the LOC108323070 gene encoding uncharacterized protein LOC108323070 isoform X2 → MADDLFEGLPPPSSNTVPQHHQPQPEPIAVATNNDDKTESSAVPPPKPILKSALKRPNPTEPDTQAAAPKKSLKFKTMTDASEAQVIDAMQKISSHIKNPSKFSKAAKLAVQLIQAGSVKSEISDYFFAILEAAMSSSITCSDPSVRADYHCLFSAAQNAKEFSKAAGKIKEIISSLPVATEQEDAEEEKSLKDGTVIADEGGKTPATDNDNDGKEADPFGLDALIPNSTKKVEKLKAKNEATVEIREDEEETKRFLKSQREALITCLEIAARRYKTPWCQTVIDILVKHASDNVSRFTASQRDAVGKLWASIREQQTRRKQGKSVNGKLDVNAFEWLQQKYANEKISIRHSVGASGDRRAQQWLG